From Cercospora beticola chromosome 6, complete sequence, a single genomic window includes:
- a CDS encoding uncharacterized protein (antiSMASH:Cluster_3), with product MNEGEASHLPLIRSPFVQPGEQKYHHHEHHHHNSDEESHPGKPKIERSDTISKPAFRRFAQASHSELFYDLFFVANLTVFTYVHEINDGDSLRQYIGFFCLLWFTWYQVSLYDVRLAMDSAFERVCKAVQLLVLIVFAVCGPKFNPGEESNDDTPETPNLNYFQGMTIALMISRLVLVLQYLQALCFAREYKKSRLPIVFVPLTYFVAAMVYLGLFWGLRAVDVNGDNHTYWTWYGMAVLETIIITGISMRYRNLSFEGTHLVERMSLLTLIILGEGAIATAKACQYIAYSDGVFTFSGSVGASIFCAVLILYFLYMIYFDFQNEEYSGTIRTQIWSALHFPLHLALVLAVEDVSQNIMWNAAVVKSKSLGVEVFGKLPLFLDSSNATAQDFADAATSLNATAHDLITTQLQRSTSSLSTSQGLGYLGQVVISATPTIANGTEDFTAAGMPSGGFLPSSTPPFSRSPALIVVIHTRRRTERWNTLMRPLTLPNMSLSTGNVKLGRTSMRDGQCSHSHSPTSSCRLGWRLCCSRLWHG from the exons ATGAACGAAGGCGAAGCTAGCCATCTTCCACTAATACGAAGTCCTTTCGTACAACCTGGCGAGCAGAAATACCACCACCatgagcaccaccaccacaataGCGACGAGGAATCTCATCCAGGCAAGCCCAAGATCGAGAGAAGCGACACGATCTCAAAACCAGCATTTCGGCGCTTCGCCCAGGCTTCGCATTCAGAACTCTTCTACGACCTGTTCTTCGTCGCCAATTTGACTGTTTTCACATACGTCCACGAAATCAACGATGGCGACAGTCTCCGACAGTACATTGGCTTCTTCTGTCTGCTCTGGTTCACTTGGTACCAGGTCTCATTGTACGATGTGCGACTCGCAATGGACTCTGCATTCGAAAGAGTGTGCAAAGCAGTTCAGCTACTTGTGCTAAtcgtcttcgctgtctgCGGCCCCAAGTTCAACCCTGGCGAGGAATCGAACGACGACACGCCAGAGACACCAAATCTGAACTATTTCCAAGGCATGACGATTGCACTCATGATTAGTCGGCTTGTGCTGGTCCTGCAATATCTTCAAGCTCTGTGCTTTGCCAG AGAATACAAGAAAAGTAGGCTGCCGATCGTGTTCGTCCCTCTCACATACTTTGTCGCAGCAATGGTCTATCTCGGACTATTCTGGGGCCTACGAGCGGTGGATGTCAACGGCGACAACCACACCTACTGGACGTGGTACGGCATGGCTGTCCTCGAGACCATCATCATAACCGGCATCTCCATGAGATACCGGAACTTGTCCTTTGAGGGCACGCACTTGGTCGAACGAATGTCTCTGTTGACATTGATCATTCTCGGAGAAGGCGCAATTGCAACAGCCAAAGCCTGCCAGTACATCGCGTACTCAGATGGAGTATTCACATTCTCCGGATCTGTCGGCGCATCAATCTTCTGCGCAGTCCTGATCCTCTACTTCCTCTACATGATCTACTTTGACTTCCAGAATGAGGAATACTCTGGCACGATCCGCACACAAATCTGGTCCGCTCTCCACTTCCCTCTCCACCTGGCTCTGGTGCTAGCTGTCGAAGACGTATCACAAAATATCATGTGGAACGCCGCTGTCGTCAAATCTAAGTCCCTGGGCGTGGAAGTCTTTGGAAAACTTCCTCTATTCTTGGACAGCTCAAATGCCACAGCGCAAGACTTTGCCGATGCAGCTACGAGCCTGAACGCAACCGCCCATGATTTGATCACCACACAACTCCAACGAAGCACGAGCTCCCTCAGCACGTCGCAAGGCCTTGGCTACCTCGGCCAGGTCGTCATATCCGCCACACCAACCATCGCCAACGGTACCGAGGACTTCACAGCTGCCGGAATGCCTTCTGGTGGATTTCTGCCGTCCTCTACTCCACCGTTTTCAAGATCGCCGGCTTTGATCGTCGTGATACATACGAGACGCAGGACAGAGCGCTGGAATACGCTGATGCGCCCATTGACTTTACCAAATATGAGCCTGAGTACTGGCAACGTCAAGCTGGGGAGAACATCGATGCGGGATGGACAGTGTTCTCACTCACATTCACCTACTTCTTCGTGTCGATTGGGCTGGCGGTTATGTTGCTCGCGGCTCTGGCATGGTTGA
- a CDS encoding uncharacterized protein (antiSMASH:Cluster_3) — MQAQSRLAALLLALLLFCSHVSASGYQRTYTKTITKHKTVTTCKKTTTITKTSTYTQPGKAVTTTKTSTTTPVTTLVTTSTIIDPALSTTTTTTITSGTTTVAAPSGFQGVRDSLPQATYDPSLLADGSGPSEKKKREAIAELFEREKWTEEKWWKRNNYHGAKTKTVYTTKTKTVHSTKTIRKTSTKTVQGSPTSTATVTTTSTAPTSTVTITTTSNIIPPVITKTTTETTFVATAYAACASSNIANAVIEDEETLPIRRFGFTADSTAMDNSVLLGDDVEDGIACCSLFFAMPFASDPDNENGNGRPASQGVFIWDSDSQICVGYYHSVYNCTMQAGDPMNRQIVVSNERPGLEGLVVGNGQCGFIDGNEFGS, encoded by the coding sequence ATGCAAGCACAATCCCGGCTCGCGGCACTGCTGCTCGCCTTGCTACTCTTCTGCAGCCATGTGTCCGCGTCAGGGTATCAGAGAACGTACACTAAAACGATAACGAAGCACAAGACTGTGACGACCTGTAAGAAGACGACAACCATCACCAAAACCAGCACGTACACCCAGCCTGGGAAAGCTGTAACGACTACAAAGACCAGTACTACAACACCAGTCACAACGTTAGTCACCACGAGCACCATTATTGACCCAGCTCTCTCGACAACGaccacaacaacaatcaCCTCGGGAACGACTACAGTCGCGGCGCCTTCGGGATTCCAAGGCGTACGTGACAGCCTACCCCAAGCCACTTATGATCCATCTTTGCTTGCAGACGGCAGTGGTCCAAGTGAAAAGAAGAAACGAGAGGCCATAGCTGAACTCTTCGAGCGCGAAAAGTGGACTGAGGAGAAGTGGTGGAAACGTAACAACTATCATGGCGCCAAAACCAAGACTGTGTACACCACGAAGACCAAGACTGTCCACAGTACAAAGACTATCAGGAAAACATCGACAAAGACTGTCCAGGGCTCTCCAACGAGCACTGCAACAGTAACAACGACTAGCACAGCACCGACTAGCACAgtcaccatcaccacaacctcAAATATCATCCCGCCTGTTATCACAAAGACAACGACAGAGACAACATTCGTCGCGACCGCATACGCAGCCTGCGCATCAAGCAACATAGCTAATGCAGtcatcgaggacgaagaaacACTTCCAATTCGACGCTTCGGTTTCACTGCGGACAGTACTGCAATGGATAACTCAGTCTTACTAGGcgacgatgtcgaagacgGCATTGCTTGCTGCAGTCTATTCTTCGCCATGCCATTCGCGTCTGATCCCGATAACGAGAACGGAAATGGACGACCAGCCTCTCAGGGCGTTTTTATTTGGGATTCAGACAGTCAGATATGTGTCGGCTACTATCATTCTGTGTACAATTGTACCATGCAAGCCGGAGATCCGATGAATAGACAGATCGTCGTGTCTAACGAGCGTCCTGGATTGGAGGGACTGGTTGTAGGCAACGGACAGTGTGGTTTCATTGATGGAAATGAATTTGGTAGTTAA
- a CDS encoding uncharacterized protein (CAZy:GT8~antiSMASH:Cluster_3) gives MRTRRPVLLLLALVLTVVLYISLRGTSQDVRHTSADISRSSKVKNNAYVIFLSSDVVDEAEDQDLEDDTYWIAARILVYQLLYAPETRTRRNYEVVVATTPTVSTAKRQRLRQDGAKVVEIEDVDAGWVQTNQTNWKSVMAKFRLWQMIQYERVMLLDADIVLQDCMDAAFDEEAVRTRRTIVPADYKPMKNEAVLPNDYAFAATARLNINGFNYPPLSKDDFMENGDALNAGFIILKPDQAMFEYYTSLTRVDRYLPNGEQLFERIWSEQALLNYTHRRDGPMPWGELDPTWMLLVPRVEHIVKGKPKALHQKWWKPMSHGIGPWLLPWKGRMDGFWEGREYAKRKG, from the coding sequence ATGCGCACGAGACGCCCTGTTCTGCTgctactagccttagttctgaCCGTCGTGCTATACATCAGCCTCCGTGGCACGAGTCAAGACGTTCGGCACACAAGCGCAGACATCAGCCGATCTAGCAAGGTCAAGAATAATGCCTACGTGATATTCCTCTCCTCAGACGTCGTGGACGAAGCTGAGGATCAAGACCTAGAAGACGATACATATTGGATCGCCGCTCGAATCCTAGTCTACCAATTACTCTATGCCCCTGAGACCCGTACACGCCGCAACTATGAAGTTGTAGTAGCAACAACGCCCACCGTCTCCACTGCGAAACGCCAGCGCCTCCGTCAAGATGGAGCCAAAGTCGTTGAAATCGAAGACGTCGATGCCGGCTGGGTCCAGACCAACCAAACAAATTGGAAAAGTGTAATGGCGAAATTCCGACTCTGGCAAATGATCCAGTACGAACGCGTCATGCTCCTCGATGCTGATATCGTATTGCAAGACTGCATGGACGCAGCATTCGATGAGGAAGCCGTACGAACAAGGCGCACGATCGTGCCCGCAGATTACAAGCCAATGAAGAATGAAGCAGTTTTGCCAAACGACTATGCGTTCGCAGCGACTGCACGATTAAATATCAATGGCTTCAACTACCCACCCCTCAGCAAAGACGATTTCATGGAGAATGGCGACGCATTGAATGCAGGtttcatcatcctcaaacCCGATCAGGCCATGTTTGAATACTATACCTCGCTCACGCGGGTCGATCGGTATCTACCTAATGGAGAGCAACTTTTTGAGAGAATTTGGTCAGAGCAGGCGCTTTTAAATTATACGCACCGACGCGATGGGCCTATGCCGTGGGGAGAACTTGATCCGACTTGGATGTTGTTGGTGCCGAGGGTAGAGCATATTGTGAAGGGAAAGCCGAAGGCGCTGCATCAGAAATGGTGGAAGCCTATGTCGCATGGTATTGGGCCTTGGTTGTTGCCGTGGAAGGGGAGGATGGATGGATTTTGGGAAGGGAGGGAGTATGCCAAACGCAAAGGATAG
- a CDS encoding uncharacterized protein (antiSMASH:Cluster_3), with product MLQRRRRVATALLLTLCILALYSWSRLEAVQLTLQWPTGAYDHGHHNKQVEGDEELRHLLIPATEVSNETCKLLASSIILDYPEPIILGLPEKRTLEGVSDGRARQLKERIFKLVVVLEYLESLPRSADQDLALVLDAFDVWLLLPPQLVELRYHRVLRQSNARLAARGILGFDSGGRAVGSSIVFGADQSCWPDETRPYCSHVPDSPLRDPNSETPTKEGTSAHAKWANTGVFMGPVQDLRELLRTSLKLSESGYQTDYKWRFDDQGAIQDVWAEQERARTLLAGGNATLKVPDSQHVSEFLQSMADSVEHGITIDHEGQVAQQAWSSMHSIFWTTYDSIKNKLKDPPDDFNDLPQPFGGDTGQTWGGTKIGVNLATKHAFPIFHMTAHKGLRWQLWPKMWFQKHGKTVLGQKSAKVALWSRDGTKIEHKTWNDICLQYTLFPD from the coding sequence ATGTTACAGCGCAGACGACGCGTCGCGACTGCGCTTTTACTCACTCTCTGCATTCTTGCATTGTACTCATGGAGCCGCCTCGAGGCCGTGCAACTGACATTACAATGGCCAACAGGAGCATACGATCATGGACACCATAATAAACAGGTTGAGGGTGATGAAGAGCTACGCCATCTTCTGATACCAGCCACAGAAGTCTCCAACGAGACCTGCAAGCTACTGGCATCGAGCATCATTCTAGACTACCCTGAACCCATCATCCTTGGACTACCGGAGAAGCGCACCTTGGAAGGAGTCTCTGATGGCAGAGCAAGACAGCTGAAGGAGAGGATCTTCAAGCTTGTTGTGGTACTGGAGTACCTAGAGTCGCTTCCTCGCTCGGCTGATCAAGATCTTGCCCTGGTGCTTGATGCATTCGATGTCTGGTTGCTTCTCCCTCCGCAGCTTGTCGAGCTACGCTATCACAGAGTTCTACGACAGAGTAATGCCCGATTAGCTGCGAGAGGGATTCTGGGCTTTGACAGCGGAGGTCGCGCTGTTGGCTCGAGTATCGTATTTGGCGCCGATCAAAGTTGCTGGCCAGACGAGACTCGTCCCTATTGTAGCCATGTGCCGGATTCACCCTTGCGAGACCCGAACTCTGAAACACCGACGAAAGAGGGAACTTCCGCGCACGCGAAGTGGGCGAACACAGGCGTGTTCATGGGGCCGGTCCAGGATCTGAGAGAATTGTTGCGCACCAGTCTGAAGCTGAGCGAGAGTGGCTACCAAACAGATTATAAGTGGCGGTTTGACGACCAAGGCGCCATCCAAGATGTCTGGGCTGAGCAAGAACGAGCACGCACACTGCTTGCTGGCGGAAACGCCACGCTGAAAGTGCCTGACAGTCAGCACGTGTCAGAATTCTTGCAATCGATGGCCGATTCTGTCGAGCACGGCATCACGATCGACCATGAGGGACAGGTTGCCCAACAAGCATGGAGCTCCATGCATTCCATTTTCTGGACGACTTACGATTCCATCAAAAACAAGCTGAAAGATCCCCCCGACGATTTCAATGATTTGCCGCAGCCATTTGGCGGCGACACAGGCCAGACCTGGGGAGGGACCAAGATAGGTGTGAATTTGGCAACCAAGCACGCATTTCCGATATTCCATATGACAGCGCACAAAGGCCTCcgatggcagctttggcCTAAGATGTGGTTTCAGAAGCATGGCAAGACAGTGCTTGGTCAGAAGAGCGCGAAAGTTGCTCTTTGGTCTAGGGACGGGACGAAGATCGAGCACAAGACGTGGAACGACATCTGCTTACAGTATACGCTCTTTCCCGACTGA